AGAAGAGAGGGTACGGAGAatggagggagggcagcGCATTGGTCGCGGGGCGAGGGATCACAAGCGACGCATGCACACCGACCCTACCGCGCTTTGGCTAATACACAGACGCCAAGGCACTTGCTCGTATGCTTGCATCGGGAACCTTCGCTCGCTTCCTCTTTCTGGCCCCTCCCCGTGCCCATCGTTGCTCACCTTCTTGCGTTGCTCTTGTGCCACACACCGCGAGCGTTGGCACCCTCCCCTTCCGCCCTgtccttttttgttttgtttgtttccGCCCCTCCGTCTCGTCAGCTCTCATCAgctctccacccccccctccacacacacacacacgtgggccgcccctcccttccGCACTCCCGCGCACTTTTTACGTTTTGCCCTCAGCAGTCGCGGCAACATTGACAATGGGCAAGGAAGACAGAATGTACGACATTCTCTTCAACATGAAGTTTGCGTCGAAGCAGATGTCGAAGAGCGCCGCCGTGTCCGaaaaggcggcggagcgggagAAGCTGAACGTCAAGAAAGCGTTGGAGAAGGGCAACCCCGAGGCGGCCCGTATCTACGCCGAGAACGCGATTCGCAAGCGCAACGAGGGCCTGAATTATCTCCGTCTCGCCTCccgcctcgacgccgcctcgtcgcgcaTACAAACTGCCATGCAGATGAAGATGGTTACTAAGACTATGCCCACCACGGTGAAGGGCATGGACAAGATTCTCACCTCCATGGACCCCATGAAGATCGCAAAGGTGATGGACGCCTTTGAGCAGCAGGTCGGCGCGATGGACGTAAATCTGGGCACAATGGATGCTGCCTTCGAGAGCTCTTCAGCTGGCACGGTGCCGGTGGCCCAGGTAGACTCGTTGATGGAACAGCTGGCTGCGGAGAATAACATCGATCTTAGTGCGAAGCTTGGCAATGGACCGTTGGGTAGCAGCATTGCGATGCCCGCGCGAAAGCAGGATGTAGACGAAGACGACATTGCTGAGCGCCtcaaggcgctgcaggcgctgtaAGGTTAGACAGGGGTGAGTAGCCGAAGGGGTACGCATGCCTTGTGTCACAGTGAAaaaagtttttttttcgggtGGGCAAGCGTGACAGCGATGTATTACGTGAGTAGGCTTGTCTGTCTTCCCCATCCTCCTCATCGCGGCATCTGTGGAGCTCACTCTTTCGCATCGAATGGCGCGCAGTTCTCGTGTCGTGTGCGATTTTCTGCGCTTTCACAGAAGCGACGGCTGCCGGCGttgtcgtctctctctctcgaacTCCATCGCAGCTGATCCATCTCTTTTTGCCCTTCACCACGCTTGCTTCCACCACTGACAGCGGCAGAATCGCTATAcggcttgtgtgtgcgtgtgcgtgttcgtACGGCTGCCGCGTAGTGACCGAAGATCTGAGCGAAAGGCTAGAGGgccagacacacacacacacacacacacacacacacaggcactgACAGACGTAGAGCAACTCTTACTAGTCCACCAGAAAGTAGGCATGCCGGAGGTGCTCACGTAACGATCCACTTTCATGAGTCGGggcgagaagaggaggaaggtgcGGGAATGAagcggagagaggaagggagaagtGCTCCACGGAAGCCCTTGTAGACAGTAGCACaggcgctctctctcctcaaGCTCCCATCTCCGTGTCTGCCTCAAAACACCGGTGGCTGCTCAGCCgcgcttttcctttctcttcctcttgccgctcctctgcctttgCCTTGCCGCCCTTCGTGAACAGCCCTCATATCGACTGCTAAAAGTGCCCTTCTGTTATTTGGtgccctgtgtgtgtgcgtttgtgtctctccttctctctatAGGTGTGCACATGTGGGTGTTTGCGTTTGTGCCAGCGtgttcgtgtgcgtgagtaTTTTTGTTCTTTTCGCTTGCTGATGTTGTGTGTTGGTCGATCGCTTGCTGCGCCATTggtcctctctctcgctctctctgtctgcccTTCCCTACCGTATCCCTTGGTCTCGCTGTGCTTCCCATTCCATGCCGGCCTACCTGCCAAGCCTCTCTGCCGGGGTGCGCCTTGCATGTGTATGtttgtatgtatgtgtgtgcttgtgcgcgaTGCGCGCGGCATGGCGGTGTCTGCTCTTGGTACCTCAAACGgcccttctttttcttgctcGCTTCGATTGTGAAATTTGTTTTCTAAGAATTCGGTGCGCATCTTCGCGCATCCCGTGCCCATCCGCACATACAATGTCACAGACGTGTCTGCGCCGTCGAACCCAGTGCATCTGTGTCGCATCAGATCTTGTGCTTAGGCGTGcgttatatatatatatgtgtgtgcgtgtgtgtgcgcctggGCGTGCTACGCATTTGTGCGATGAGCgtgcctcctctcttccccgtCCTTGGTCGTTTCGGCGCGTTGCTatcctttgtttttttttgtttcgctcTTGCCGTTCTACTGAGCCTGGTGCGGTCTTAACATCAAAGACTGCCGCGGAACAATAGCAGCCAAACCTTGGTCCTCGCCCTCATCGCCCACAAAAAGGAGCGGAAGAGCctggcggcacagcgccaacACGAGTCGAGAGAGCGAAGGGCTATACAAGCAGAAAGCGAAGCGGTTAAGCCTCTGCCATCGTAGGActccagcgcctcgttgCCTTCGACGCGAAGGGTAAGGGCATTGAGGATAGCGAAGAGCActgtgtgctggtgctgagAACATGTAGGTGGGCGGAAGGGGTGGAGAGAAGAAGTGCACTCGCAAGCTGTGTGTTCTGCTGTCGTAAGGAGTGCTGCGGGCGCGATTTActcctctccgtgtgtgcgcgtgcccgcttttctctctcgctatCCATTTCAGACCTcatccaccgccgtcgccgccaccaccaccgccctcTCGCGAGGCGAGAGAGGTCTGCCCAGGTGCATGGCTGGCCCGTCGACTTCCATGCGATTTTTCCCGCgtccctcttctccatcctCCGGGTACGATTGCCATCGTTCTATTTCATTCGTGTCTTTTCCTCCATCGCGTTCACCGTGTCGACCTCGCTGATGCACCCGCACGGTGGATGCACTTCCTCTCCCATCTCTGCCACGCACTCGTGCGCAAACAAAGTGGCAGCTGTACACGGGAACAGGCACAAGGATAGGCTCACACGTGCggcgcgtttttttttttgcggttGTTGCTGTTTCCTGCTCTATTATAAGAGCGAAGCGCATCCGAGCCTCGCACAAGTGCGCGCTGAACAGCATCACCATCCAACTCAGCTCCTTATCTTCTTGAACCtagcaaagaaaaaaaaaacattttctttttttgtctgTAATAGCGGCGACCGAAAGCgaggcaggcagacagacagataCATCCCCGTCTTCCTCTCGTCTTCCATTTTTCGGTACGCGTGATCTGCCTCTGCTACCTTTCCTTTGGCAACTCAGTCCTGCGTCTCGAGCCTGCTCCTCAGTGCTTGAAACTCAGACCCGATGAGGCGCGGAGCGAAGCGGTCGTCGCGAGACGGGGAGGACGTCCCCGGGACACGCGCCCGCACCAAAGACGCTGAGGAGATGCGAAAGGAAGAAGCGCGTCGGCAGCgtgagctggaggaggcgaagcagcaggcggagctcgaagacgacgacagcTGGGAAGatgacgacagcgacgctgaagacatcgacgacggcgacggtgacgaaGAGGAAATCATTGAGGcgagcgacgaggacgatgaTGAATACGCCGAGTTCCAGAAGGAATCGTCGGCTCACATCACAAACGGCATCAAGTCTATCTCCTTCAAGgaggccggcgaggcgggtgccgacgacgatgacgaggccggcggtgctgcggcggtgtcAGTGTGGCGCGGCGACATTGAAGGTGCCGCCTTtggcgaggcggagggcggcgagcCGATAAAGCTAGAGTTCTCCAACAAGGCCTACGATGCTTTCTTCCAGCTGCGCACCGAGTATCCGTGCCTGTCTTTTGATGTCGTGAAGGACAACAAGGACAACCACACCAAGTACCCGCTCTCCACGGTGCTGGTGTGCGGCACGCAAGCGGATCAGCAGGCCCGCAACGAGTTGCTGGTGCTCTATGTAACGAACATGTGCCGCACCAAGTACGACGTAGCCAGCGACAACGACAGCGAGGAAGACTACATCGGCGAAGAGGACGAtagcgaggaggacgaggacgacgaggccgGCGAGGACGTGAACGCTGGCGAGCCGGTGGTGCACCACCGCGTCATCAAACACTACGGCACCGCCAaccgcgtgcgctgctgcccgcaGAACAACCCTGCGAGTGGCAGTCAGCTCGTGGCCGTCTGGTCCGAAGCCGGCCACGTGCAGGTCTTCGACATCGAGTCGGAGGTGCGTGCCCTGACAGACTTCTCGAACTGGTCGaaggagcaggcgcaggtGTGGAAGCAGCAATCGGCTGGGGGGCAGAGTAAGAAGGCGCAGCCGCTGAAGTTCTGCacgccgtcgacgtcgcACAAGACGGAGGGCTACGGACTCGACTGGAGCCCGGTGCAGGCGAGCGTCTTCGCGTCGGGTGACTGCGCCGGTTCTCTGTTCGTGTGGCAGCCCACGGACGACGGCCGGTGGAAGAGCGCAGCAAGCAGCACCGTACCTGGCGCTATGTCGATTGAGGAGATTCAGTGGAGTCCGACGCAGGCGGATGTGCTCATCACCgcccgcgccggcggcctaGTGGAGGTGTGGGACACGCGTGACATGCGGGCCTGCAAGATTTCGTTTCAGGCGGACCCCTCCGACATCAACGTGGCTGACTGGAACCGTGCCCGGCAAGCGTCGCACCTGCTCGTGACAGGTGccgagagcggcgccgttgcgGTGTGGGATCTGCGGCGCATCGCCACTCCGGAGCCGATCCAGCGCATTGCACTTCACAAGAAGGCCATCACGTCCGTCGAGTTTGCGCCGCACAACGAGAGCGTCCTGTCCGTTGTCAGCGATGATGGACGCTGCACCTTGTGGGACCTGTCGCTGGAGCGGGACTTTAacgaggagcaggaggcggtgggcgAGCTGTTTAGCGGGAAGCTGAAGGAGTACCCCGATCAGTTGATGTTTCATCATCAGGGGCTGGTGCACCCGAAGGAGGCGCACTGGCACACGCAGGTCCCCGGCATGGTGGTGACGACGGATTACGAGGGCCTCAATCTCTTCCGCCCCATGAACTGGAAGTCCTTGATGCGTTGAGGAAAGTGGAAGTGGAAGGTGAACACGAAAAGCGTGTGAGAGAAAAGATGTGCTCTCGAGTAGTTTTCAAGCTCCACGAGATGGAAtgggggcggtggtgaggggagggCCTCGCTTTCCGCGTGCTCGGCTGCCAACGAACCGCCGTCCGGCTGCGGCTACTCTTTCGAGCGTCTTCCTCGTCGCTTCCTTTCCTGcccgcctctttctctctcgggCCCCTTGTCTTCTCTACCGCCTTTTTAACGGAGAAGAATGGGATGTGTGACGgcgtgctctcctcctctctccgcccttctccccgctcctctctccccccgtGCGCGTTGGTGCATGTCGGTGCGGTTTGTTGTGTCGTGGTCATGCGTGCCATGGCGCGCGAGTTGGAGACGCCAGCCAtcaaggaagaaaaaaaagaaaaaaggactaggcggcggcaacgaccACTGCTAGCACAACCGGCGCCGGAGCCCAGATTTAACTGACAGACTCTCGAATAATGCGTGACGAAGCCCGCGCGTTCTAACAAACTGAAGCGAGAAGAGGAATcaaacgaaaaaggaaaacgtTGGATGCTGTTTTCGGGGTGCTGGACGCCGACTcaatacacgcacacgcacaaatcCATGGCCTCAACTGCTTGGCCCAGCGTCTGTCGCGATCCAGAGGTGCCTAGCAAGATTGCCGCGAGTTCTGTTCTACCGCAGCAGTGAGCTCGCGCGCATATGAGTGTTGGCGCATTTCACTGCAAGATGCTccgcccccgcctcctccccctcttcgcACAGGgactcgttttttttttatcgcAGCCAAagttgtgcgtgcgtgtgcggtgtgactcgctcttcttcctttaCATTCCGATGCGCACCCTTTCTCTCCTGTattcctctctttcctctctttcctcacgcacgcgcacacacgcacgcacgcacgcactctctttctctgtttgTATGGCAtacgtgtgcctgtgcggtCTCCTCCTGTGACACAAGATCACGCATTTCCGTGGACGGCAACCGACGCAAAAACAACAACGCACGAAGCAGGAAACACACAAGGTAGTGGACTATCGAAGCGTCTCACGTGCTTCTTGCTCTCTTGGTTACCCCCACTCGCAAGGTGCCCTTCCCATACCGACACGCGTACACGATCTCGCCAGCGCATCGATTGAATCATGAACATTCTTTTACCGCTAACGATCTTGATTGTGAGCTGGAGCCTGGACAGCACAGATCCTGATGTCCAAAAGCGAATCTTTTTCATTTTCGCCTTAGTGCACACCGCAATCATGTGCATGGCTATCTACCTCTTCTTCGAAATTTGGCGCTGTGACGACCACACCCTCCTCCAGGTCAAGGACCCCTACTCCGACAAGGAGAGTATTCAGAAGCAGTGGGAGTACGACATCGGGAAGCTGCGTGACCTGATATTGACCAATATTGGCTTCTCTGCGGGGATCAGCACGTTCTTTGCCTTGCGCTACGGCATCTACTTCCCCCTGCTGTTGCAGAGCCTTAACAATCCCAAGGCGCTTTACCACTCGGAGCTGTTCCGCATCTACgcgaagagggaaaaggcggagggcgagctgcagcgtccgTGGAAGGAGACGAACACTATACCCGAGTGGGCGAAGATGCTCTGGAATCAGAGCGAGAAGGACTCCGGAAAACTgctcgccagcagcgggctGGCTTTGCAGAGCCCGACTGGGGGCAgcaaggcgctgcgcaagcgcaGGTAGGGCTGCCGCGGAGCTGGTGGTACTCCCGTGAGAGGAATGAAAGAGGGCCTCTGTCACTGGGATTCTGGTTAGTCCTGACAGAGCTCGCTTCCACTGCTacgccctcttcttcctctcgtTACCGCGGGCCTgtgccttcctcctccctccgtcACAACACATCGAGCAAGgtaaaacaaaaacaaaacaaaagcaAACAAACTTATCCCGACCAAGGACAGGTGAGACCACACATACACTGGCAACCTCTGTGCAAGCGGCCGATGGGATTCAGTTGGTGGTGActtcagagagagaggcggcgaccGATGGGGCGCGCTCCTTGAGAGAGGCGAATTGCGTAGCCTAGTAACGCGGAGGGAAAGTGAGGTCGTGgtgcctctcttcctcgcgcctgtgtgtgtgtatgcacaCGTCATGGACTCGCATACAGACAGTTGCGGGCACACCAACTCATGCAGCGCAGAGAAGGGAGCCTGTAGAAGCTATGCAGACATGCGCCAGAAATGGCTTtgctccttttttcttccatTCTGTACCGGCTGTACCGTGTGCTGCCTCGATATATCCTTGCACGGCACTCCCTTTCTGCCCTCCATTTCTCTCTGCACCGGATCGCTCTCCGGGTTGGTTAccgcaaaggaaaaaaggcACGACTACACGCgcagccacgcacgcacgccattgccacctccctctctacATGTATTGGGCTCGTCTGTCCACGACATACGAACATCTTGACAATGCCGTTGACCAGAAACAACTGCACATTTTGCCAGTACTTTCACGCTCAGCATGACGCCGTCCGAtgctcctgcgccgcgtgttggcgtcggcgtcgcagTGGCGactccgccagcgccgctggaAGGATTGCGCCTCCGAATTCAGTGAGTGAGGCACGGATATCGAGCCACTTTGTGACCTCCAGCCCGGCTGACGGCTCTGTAGCGACAGCTTCTGTCGCAGATGCGGAGGTGCCACCGGTAGTTGCTGAAGGACCGTGCCcgcacagcgccgctccgtaccaccactgccgcggctgcgtccTGCCTCCGTATTTTGAACGTCAGCAGGCTCACTGGGATGGCCACGCAGTCATGTGCGCACCGAGTGCCCGCCAGAGCGCAGGGCGCAGCCGCTCTGCAACGTCTCGATATCGCCGTGGGACGAGCCGTGTCAAGGCGCCGATGCCACCTCTCCCTCAGTACGCCGCGCATGAGGTGCCAATCATGGGACCGCTGGCATCTCTCTACATAAAGTCGTAGAATGTCGCACATTGCACAGCCCTCGAGCAGCCACTCACTCCTATGCGAGCATCGTCTtgacacatacacacaggcGAGTGTGCAAGCGGCACCGTTTTAGGCATCTCTTCAGTGTGATTGCCCTTTTCCATCGGCTGTGTACTGCCCACCCCATCCCGCTTCGGCCCCGCCATctcagctgcaccgccaatctttctcttctttaGACTCGAAGTGCGCAATAGACCCGATTTGGCcgtgcctcctctctctctctcgcgcgcgcgttccTGTTCCTGCGCAAGCGCATTTGCACCACCCTCCATGCAAACCCGCCCTTGTGCTCTACACAGCGAGGATTCTCTGCACTGCCTGTGCACTGTTGTACGCCGGCAgtggccaccgccgcatGTTGTACTTGCTTTACTCGTCCCGCACGCGTCTCTTCCTTCTGGGGCTCGTTCTTATTGTTTTGCTCCCTGCCGGTGCTATCCCGCCCGCACGGGAACCCCCACACAACGCTCCTTTCCCACACATGCAGAGGTACACGCACGGCGTGTTTCCGTTTTCGTGCTGACGCCACACTTTTGCTCACCCCCTCTTTATCGAGCTCGCTCTGCCGtacttctctctccctgccaCCAACTCCATCGTCGTGCAGTAATCATTGACGAGGAAGAACAACAACGCCAAGCaactcccccctcccctccttaAGCCGAAGGACTGTTGAACCATCGCGGCAAGATAAACGGACCCACTTGCATTTGACCgagcgcacccacacacgcgccaacCAGCCGACGGAGACGCGCACATCCCTCGGCCTTTCTCTCCGGCTTTGGCAACTTGCGTGCACTTGTTGTCTCGCATCATCGTCTTCTTGGATGTCTGCAAACACACCTCAGCACCACAAGGGCCATCAAGTCGCCGCCGGAGAGACTTTCTTCTACCGTCAGCATGTGCGTCCAGGCGTAGAGACGACCTTTCGCATTCGGCTTATTTCTGGCACCGCCAACCCAGACCTCACCGACAACGTGGCCAAGTGCCTGAACGTGGACAAGTGCCGCACGGAAATCAAACGGTTTGCTAACGGGGAGCTGAACATCAAGGTGGTCGACAATGTTCGCGGTGATGACTGCTTCATCATTCAGCCGACTGCCGGCGGCTTCGACA
This genomic stretch from Leishmania infantum JPCM5 genome chromosome 33 harbors:
- a CDS encoding putative vesicular protein trafficking mediator: MGKEDRMYDILFNMKFASKQMSKSAAVSEKAAEREKLNVKKALEKGNPEAARIYAENAIRKRNEGLNYLRLASRLDAASSRIQTAMQMKMVTKTMPTTVKGMDKILTSMDPMKIAKVMDAFEQQVGAMDVNLGTMDAAFESSSAGTVPVAQVDSLMEQLAAENNIDLSAKLGNGPLGSSIAMPARKQDVDEDDIAERLKALQAL